The genomic interval GCCCGATGTTCGAGGTGCCGCCTGAGAGCACCAACGTGCCCTTGCTGCCGTAGATCTCCAGCGTGTTGCCGCTCGGGGCGCAGGGCACCGTGGTGGTCAGGAACGCGACTTCGGCGTCGTTGCCGAGGCGGCCTGACACGCTGATCCAGTCTGGCGAGGTGACCTGCATCGTCTCGCCGGTCTCCGTGTTGAACCACTCGGTGATGCGCGTCGAGAGCCGCGCCGAGACTTCCTCGATCTCGCCCACCACGAAGCAGAGGGCGTCGATGGCGTGGCCGCCGGAGATGGTCAGCGTGTTCGCGCCGTTCCGCCGGTCGCCCTGCCAGATGCGCCCGTTGCCGCGTCGGGGGATCGCCTGGCTGACCGCCCCCATCCGCACCGACAGGACGTCGCCGATGTAGCCGTCCTGCACGAGGTCGCGGGCGTAGGTGTGGGTGGGGTCGCTGCGGGCCTGCAGCCCGACGGCCGTCGCCACCGAGCGCACCCGCGCCAGGTTCGCCATGTCCTCGGCCTCGGCGACCGTCGCCCCGAGCGGCCATTCGCAGAACACGGACTTCCCGGCCTCGAGCGCACCCATCACCAGGGCGTGGTGCCCCGGCACGCGCACGACCACGGCGATCATGTCGATGTCGGGGTGGGCGATCATCTCCTCGAAGTTGTGGAACGCCAGCTCCGCGCCGAACGCCTCCGCGGATGCTTTCGCGGTCTCCTCGTGGGCCGTGCAGACGGCCTTCAACTCGTAGTCCGGCAGAGCGTGCAGGGCGGGAACGTGCGCGTTGGCGCCCCAGCCACTGCCGCCGGGTGTGACTGTCGCTCCGACAATTCCGACGCGGATCTTCGATGCCATGCGCTCTCCCAGTCGCCTCGTCCGAGGGCTCAACCGTTGCCAGGATAGACGTGCGCCGCGCACCAGTGCAACGCGCGTGCTGATGTCGGGTTCGAGGGGCACCGGGCTGGCGCACGAGGGGTGACCGACGGAGGGGTGATATACTGACCGCGCGCGGCGCGATGCGCGCTGCTCACCTGTTTGAGCCTTCTGGAGTACGACGTGCCACGTCTGGCCGCTGTCGGCGTCTGGTTGCTGCCGCCGCCGGTCGTCCTTTCCCGCTAGGGTAGGACAGCCGCGCTCTCAGGACCGTCCGGTCCTCTTGATGCCGGCGCGCCGCGTGGCGTGCCCCGGCTGATCCTGCCCACCCTGGTATTCGGCCATGTGTGGAAAGGATCGGTTCGTTCATGTCATCGCTTCTGACTGCTCGTGTCTCGGCGCGCTTCGCGAGGCAGAGCGGCATCTTCATCATCGTGCTGGCAGCGATCCTCTGGGGGACGGTCGGCGTGACGACGCGCGGCGTCTTCACGCTCTCGGAGACCACCGCGCTGACGGTGGCGTTTCTGCGGCTGGCGGTGGCGCTGCCCGCCCTGGCGCTGACGGCGGCGGCTGTCCTCGGGCGGCGTGCCCTCGTCGCCCGGCCGCGCCACCTGCTCCTGATGGCTGGCGCGGGGACCATGCTGGCGCTCTACCAGTTGTGCTACTTCGGCGCGATCCAGCGCGTCGGCGTGGCTGCAGCGACGCTGGTGACGCTCTGCGCCGCGCCGGTCATCGTCGCGCTGGTCTCCACGACGTTCCTCGGGGAGCGGGCGACGCGTCAACTGCTGCTGGCGGCCGGACTGGCCATCGGCGGCACGATCCTGCTGGTCAGCCCTGGAGAGACGTCCGCGGGCAACGGCGAGACGACGCTCGGCGTGCTGCTCGCGCTCGGCTCGGCGACGGGGTACGCCCTGATCGCGATGGTGAGCCGCACGCTGGCCCGGGTCGCGCACCCGCTCACGTCGATGACGGTCAGCTTCGCGTTCGGCGCGGCGGCCTTGCTGCCGGCGCTGCTGCTGGAGGGTCTGCACCTCTCGTTCACGCCGGCTGCGTGGGGGCTGCTCGTGTACCTGGGGGTCGTGCCGTCGGCGCTGGCCTACGTGCTGTTCACCATCGGGATGCGGACAACGGTCGCGACCGTCGCCAGCCTGGTGACGCTGATCGAGCCGTTGACGGCGGCGCTGCTGGCGTGGCTGATCTTCGGGGAGCAGCTCGGGCCGCTGGCGCTCGTCGGGGGAATGCTGCTGCTGGGCGCGGTGCTGCTGCTGACGCGGGAATAGCGATGGATGCGGGGTCGAGGACCGTGGGTCGTGGGTCATGGGTCGTGGGGACAGGCTTCCCACGACCCATGATCTCTGACCCTCGACCCCGGCTACGTGAGGTCCGCGAGCTGCGGCAGCACCCGCTCCG from Chloroflexota bacterium carries:
- a CDS encoding Gfo/Idh/MocA family oxidoreductase — protein: MASKIRVGIVGATVTPGGSGWGANAHVPALHALPDYELKAVCTAHEETAKASAEAFGAELAFHNFEEMIAHPDIDMIAVVVRVPGHHALVMGALEAGKSVFCEWPLGATVAEAEDMANLARVRSVATAVGLQARSDPTHTYARDLVQDGYIGDVLSVRMGAVSQAIPRRGNGRIWQGDRRNGANTLTISGGHAIDALCFVVGEIEEVSARLSTRITEWFNTETGETMQVTSPDWISVSGRLGNDAEVAFLTTTVPCAPSGNTLEIYGSKGTLVLSGGTSNIGPTQLRGARGDEALAQMETPARYTLIPDSTPAGPARNVAQGYARIAQALASGERYAPDFEHAVKRHALIAAIERSSAEGRTVRV
- a CDS encoding EamA family transporter, translated to MSSLLTARVSARFARQSGIFIIVLAAILWGTVGVTTRGVFTLSETTALTVAFLRLAVALPALALTAAAVLGRRALVARPRHLLLMAGAGTMLALYQLCYFGAIQRVGVAAATLVTLCAAPVIVALVSTTFLGERATRQLLLAAGLAIGGTILLVSPGETSAGNGETTLGVLLALGSATGYALIAMVSRTLARVAHPLTSMTVSFAFGAAALLPALLLEGLHLSFTPAAWGLLVYLGVVPSALAYVLFTIGMRTTVATVASLVTLIEPLTAALLAWLIFGEQLGPLALVGGMLLLGAVLLLTRE